aataaataaataaataaataaataaaatgcaacGAAAAAAGGCTCTGattgcattaaaaaatttgttgaaaaatgttacaggtaaatttttaaataatacaattattttaaaaataaaataaaatattattatactacacttTTTTAGACTAATCATGCAGCTGTCGAAATTAACGATCGCGTGGTAATGGCTGTTCCAAAAGTCGACAGAGGGCCTACAGATCcaccaaatattttatgtttagttgttgaaaaaaagaataaacTGTATAAGCTAGGGACTAAACATGGAATGATTAAAGGATGGTATTGAGGAgattgcttaaaaaaatgttagaagtTTTTAACGAGTGACAAGGTTTTGTTGGACAAAGAGCTAACCGTTGGAGAGACTGTTAAAGTCACAACAGGTGGACAAGGCTTTTCTTCTTGTTCATGTAAATCGAAACGCCAATGTCAAAGATCAAAATGTTGTGCAATAGTCGTTGCCATAACTCTGaatcatgtaaaaataaataataaaatataaaataaagttttagaaaacttttaatttaatttttatactttattatttaaggttacctatattatattatttaattattatcatattatacacaattacctAGTGCAAATCATACAATAAcccaatatcaaaaatactcgtatatatataaatagtaatattacagaATGTGGATAAAATGAATTTCATCCACTCCATGAAAAGGTCAACAAATTGTCCATATAATGTAGTAAAACGTCATTTTCACTAAATGGATACATTTCATGAAGTGGACGTCCACTTCATGAAATGAGCGATTTCACTAAGTGGATGCGACATATACAGTACATTATACACCCATCcatcaaaagttaaaatatcaaaataatcattaaaaaaaaattcgggaagtggatgttgctctgctgtacagtaggttacaagtgggtcactgttatggatggtgttaaatttgaattcaatgatataaaatcattatataagaaaagcGATTATGAGctaaaatggtcagtcagcctaagatattactaagtatatttaatgatattaacgtgaataaagtaatttatatataacctatttacctatgtggaatcttgttttaaatttttaatccttagctttaaaagtagaacattttataaatttttaactacaaaataattattaaatttagaatgtgataaattttgtcaaaatttgaactttaatgcttataaaaaaaaatgttgactatgtattattaatatttttcaagtgttattgtaacaatatatcaggagcctagcattaaattttcacgcttatttacccaacaaataatgttttattgacattcatataacaaaaacctaaaaaagttAGAAACTGAGTATAcccgtaagcagctcaaaaccagtcaaaatattttgagaattttttCATGAATAGAAAaggctaatttaaatattcagtgaaaatttcatgtatttacgataatttgttttagagtaacaccaaaagccaaaaacgattttgtcaaaaaccgttatgcgtaaaattcccgttttcccttaaattgtattatgtttttccgggtgcttttgaaaactattgtgatttttaaattttgacttcccaaaagtaccaactagattcacatccccatcgaacaagatactgaagttgaaaataaaaagcattattttgactactaatCGTTTACAtagataaaacatttaaaaaaaaaaaaacacatcagtgtaaaaccaataaaatcatcgctccgctcagaatctaaaatgaaataataatcgaCTAGTATTAAACTGTTTTAAAGCGGGTTAGTGACCTATTGATACAAAAATAGGTAAGTGAGCAAATAAGTTCAGAATTCAAAAAGCTCTAAGATGAGTAAAAgtaacatacaattatacaaaagtacaaaaccgAGGAATTCTCTGCTGTATTcctgtatagtaggtaccaagtacCAGATGTTTTGAATGTGAATCCATTGATAAAtcatagtctatattataggttatatacaatgaaaaaaaattatgaactaaGTCTTTCCATCAGTTATGTTTTTACAGCGATTTAAAAAAACTCTATGTTATTCACTCGTTTTGccatgatgaaaataatatatataatatacatttttaattaatattcgttaAGAATACAGAATAGGTACTAAGTAGAGGTTTTTAAGAATAGTTATATAGATCCAAATAACTTATAGATATcactaaaaaattgtaatttattttttaagccatTAATGCTGTAGCAAAAcgtgatattgttttaaaacctaagaattaaacatttcattcagtaaaatacaacaaagttattttatcaaataacaatatacatacttatatactcgtatacaatggtaatataatgtaactaccTAGCTACTACCATCCATGTGTAATGGAGGAACAACATTTAGGTAAACCgaaaaacaaagatttttaaaaacaccaagCACTGCGCATCCAATAGTCTTTATTGTGCCAGTATGACCGTTTTACAGCACACTTACAGGGgatttggttttgcgtaaaagggagaggggtacaaatttttttatggagggttcaaatgggtacaaatcgggtacaaaaaaCTGAGATAGGGCCGAAATCGATCGGTTGACTTCTGgtggttccgggtgccaggacgacgtcgttacagcacccggacgggatatttgattttgcgtaaaagggagatgggtacaaatttttttatggagggttcaaataggtacaaatcgggtacaaaaaaatgagatatgtTAGGGAGGGTTTTGACGATTTacgggtgccaggacgacgcacctcataaaatcttaaaaaattatttaaatttaatttttctagacTTTTTAGTCGGAAAATCTTCAATTactttatcataatttaaattttcggaCTCTTCTTTTTCTATAGCTAATAAAGCTAAGCCAGAGAGACGCTCTTGGGACATTGTACTTCtcaaatacgtttttataaGCTTTAACTTTGAGAAGCTACGTTCTGTGCTAGCAGAAGTTATAGGAATTGTTAACATTATCCACAACTAAGTTTGGAAAGGCTCCattgcttttttttataaaattaagaacTTCAATACGAGTTACCGATTTATTGATAATGTTTTGGGAAATCAAAAGTTCTTCAATTAAATCATAGGCACAAATATCTTTTTCATCTCCTTGTTATAAGCCAGGTAGGCTTACAACGAGTTTTTTTGTAGAAAGTGAAggtaactcaaaataaataacaatttgttaattaattaagtatattttaaaataaacacacatatatCGACAATGATAAAGTACGAGTCATACGCTTGTTGTAAGACTGTTCCCTACTGTCCTTTACAATGGACTTATATATCTGAATCtatgttataattaaacaatttatattcgcACTACATACTTGTGTTACTTTCCTTATGACTATAATGTTTTGCACAATTGCACAACCATTACCTTGCTATCTATTCATTGAATATAAAGTATTGATTAGTACtacgtgttaataatattacaactacGTAGGTGGTCTTCTACATCCTGATTGTAGATATAATGCTAAGTCCATACAATTTGCTTTCAGTTGTTCATGTGGCTTCAAACTAAGTTTTccaattgtaaataaaaaaccaaacatttCGTTAAATTTCAAAGTTTGTTCAAACCGTTGAGTGATTGATCCAATAGCACCATCCATTTGTTACGAACACGGAATACCCACATATAAAACTGACGACGCGCCACCTAACCGCGGACAGCAGTACAAATACGTAGCTAGCCGCTCACCGTTGCCCGTAGAGCGCGCCCTTTTGAACGGAACATTTGCGTATCAATAACAAACGTATTGGCGACCGTAAGAAATATCATTAACTCAACACGCGTCGTCGACTGTCGAAGTATATATAAGAGAGCCCGGCCAACACAGAAAGTGACTATCGTTAGCTCTAGTAGCCCCTGGTTAATGCTAAAGCGGTTCTCGGCCACCCTTGGGAAGGCTAGACCCATCGATGCGTTCGGCCTAGGCTACTCCGAGCTAACCTTTAAACAGTAACACCGCCGCGTAATACGGGTTAGAGCGAGCAGAGCACCTGTCGCCGCCGTTGACACTCGTTTTCTCGTATCGCCGCGCACCACGTTCTCGGCTACATTCCGTGGGCAAGCTAGAGCGTGCCAACCCTTCGCCGTTGCGTGCACTATAGTAATACGGGACAGAGCGAGCAGAGCACCTGCCGCCAGTGGCGGATTTGATTCGTcttctagggggggggggggggggcaatatcCTTTGGGTCTACAAATGATACTACTTTTCAACCAACAGAGGAAAAAcatgtaataggtaggtatgaaggtaaaaatgtaaaataaatatttatattaaaaaaattaaatggttaattaacatattatacaatatagtataatttgtatattgaatatacaaatttatattagtcttctataatacaaaatctaaatttctttttttcattgaaGCAAATCgactaattatattttccactgatatattatactctctGTGAACATTAAGTAGTGCTAGCCCTACTAGTCTATCTTGACCCATTTGTGACCGCAACCATGTTTTTAATCTAATGTGCAAAAGCATAGgcagtattaaaattaattttcaagctaagcaataataattatgcctGCGAAGCGTGGAAAAGCTGCGTTCAGCTGTAGCAACACTTACAGGCAGGGTCCCTAATATCAATAGAATGTTGTGAATTGTAGGAAATATTATTGGCGAACAATTATCTAATGATGCCCATACAGTTTTTGGAGgttcaaattctaaaaataaaattattatgaatgtatatacTACGTTGCAATCATGTGTTCAAAGttatggttatataatatattaccttcaTTAGTATTTTTGTCTGAACTCAGCCATTTGGTTTTCCACAACTCAATTTCTCCTTTAAGAGTGACagcatttgtttttaaatgatagttatagttttttattactGTTTCAATAATGGtttctaaagttttatttgataattttaagatGTATGATGgtataagttgaattaataaaaataaagattcattttttttattaataaatcgttCTTGTAAATCTTCTAATATGTTTTCAGTTAGCGGTATGAATAATGTTCTCAAGTAATATTGTTCGGGAGAATCGGCAGGTGTATTAGCTCTATTTCTTTGTTTGTTTGTAGTTCTTGGTAATTTGATCTCAATGTCTAATTTCTCCATAGCAGTTTTAGCTTCTTTAAATATACCTTTAAATACATCttcacaattttttcttttttcactAAGATTATTGATGACAGATTTAATACAATCAAATGCAGCAACTACATCCTGTTCAACTCCTTGTAAAGCTCGGCTAGCTGGTAAACTTACGCTTAAAATATTAGAGagtgtatataatgttattaaaaattcacaATTACACATTGCAGTCAATAGTATTTTGGATTTGGTTGAAGAAGTAAGATCATTCCATTCAGAAATAGCTTCTAGGGACTCAATGATTTCTGGTAAACatatttgaaattgaataaCACTATCGTGTCGTTCGATCCACCTCGTTTCACAAAGACTTGTTAAAGTACGATTTTGTCCTTAAAGagtattttttaagataaaccctctttttgatgatttattaaaaaaagatataatatcttGTATTATTCCCATACTATTTCTCACTGATTGCACATTTGATGATTTAGATATGGAAAGGTTCAGTGAATGATTGGAACAAGGACTATGAATAGCGTTGTTTgcagattttttaatttgttgaacCGCTCCATGTATTGTTGAAGTCATGCCCGTACAACCATCAGTGCCAATTCCTACACAGTCATTAAGTTCTATAGACATTTCTTTTAATATAGAAACTACAGTATCACCTAATATTTCCCCAGATAGTTTTGGTTCTAGTTTTTTAGTAGGATCAAAATCACATAAATTATCATCTGATTCATTGTCAATGTTATTAGTTGACATGATCGTTCTACGTTTACCTTGTCTATACACATATTCATGACAATCAAgaaaattgatacatttttcttGAACTCTGTGATTACTATCAATATATCTAAGAGAAAGGCTCATCTGTGAAATATTACTAATATCTGTTGTTTCATTAAATATGATACTAAAATATCTACTATTTTTTACTTCTTTCAGAATAAAAGAAATGATTTCATAACGGCAACATTGAATAATTTCTTCTTGAATAGAATGTGATAGATAAGTTGCCTTAGAATGAGTGGTTTTCAGATGATTTTCTAATATTTGATCTCCAGCAgatattctaaattttaatagttcAAGAAAATTACCCTGATTTATAGTTGAAGAGTCAGCTGTGGTATTTGTAAGATTATTGTTTTCACGATGCCCTCTCAAGGCAATATTCTGTTGTCCCAGAAAAATTATTGATTGAATGATGGGCTTTAGGCGTTCTCTGTTTTCCTTGCATTGTCTCATACGTTCAGTGATAACTAAATTAGCCACATTATTACTGGGTTCCatataggtttttaaaaaatcagatgAACATAACGAAGCTtctttatgatatttattgcTATTGTGAGTTTCTAAACATCCATGTTTACCTAATAACTTTGCAAATTCTTTTAAAGGTTTGGTTACAAGTTTTTGTAaaggtacatttttttgtttaccgcCGTTTTTGTGAACTAAAAAAAGAACACAAAACTTGCAAAATAAACCAGTATGTTTTTCTGAAAAAACAAGCcaagaataattttcaaaatggttATACCTTAAATATCGTTTTCTCTCTATgccatttttaatatgaatagaATATGGAAAGTTAAATGATGGGTCTGGTTTCCATGAATTTAGTAGCCTAAATTTTGTATGATCATCGATTCGAATTTGAATTTTACCAACAAAATGTCCAATGTCATTACTTAAACTAATTGAGCTTGACTTCAAAACACTATCGTTGTTGGTATTTGAATCCAccgtttcaatatttttagctGTTGAATTTTCTTCGTCTAATTGTATTGCAGAATATGTCTTTTCAATAGATTCAGATACATCACTCGGCGTGTCCTCTTCATCTGAATTGTTATCAAGTGGTACATTTGATTTCTttcgaaaaaattgaaaaatggaTTTCTGTTTCCTTTTAGAAAACgacataattaatacaaataatacaatacaatacactgTACACTTTTCTCTGGAAAAACAACTGCGCGAAACAAAGCATCAAACAATGACAgttaacttaaaagttaatagtAGTCGCTAGTCGGAACACACTAtaatacacagtacacactacTACACTATAgacaatttgaaaattcaatatttaatattatagtttagcgAATAAGCGCGAAGCGTAGAGATATCATGAGAGATATAAGATAAAAGATTCaagattatattatcaataacatgGCCAGACATCAGTCACTCAGTGTGACCAACCGCTTACTGCGATACCAAAACTATTTACACCCTACAGAGGCCGTGATTATAATTCTTAGAACTTCTATAcagatttctgaaaaaaattattatttttacgtagtTTGATGTCTAGGCCTCTAGGGAGGGGCCATGGCCCCTATGACCCCCCCCCCTAAACGCCGCGCCTtcctgccgccgccgtcgaaaCTTTTTTTCTCGTATCGCCACGCAACACGTTTTCGGCTACCCTTCGTGGGCAAGTTAGAACGTGCTGACCGCCGCCGTTGGAATA
This genomic window from Metopolophium dirhodum isolate CAU chromosome 1, ASM1992520v1, whole genome shotgun sequence contains:
- the LOC132949866 gene encoding zinc finger MYM-type protein 1-like, translating into MSFSKRKQKSIFQFFRKKSNVPLDNNSDEEDTPSDVSESIEKTYSAIQLDEENSTAKNIETVDSNTNNDSVLKSSSISLSNDIGHFVGKIQIRIDDHTKFRLLNSWKPDPSFNFPYSIHIKNGIERKRYLRYNHFENYSWLVFSEKHTGLFCKFCVLFLVHKNGGKQKNVPLQKLVTKPLKEFAKLLGKHGCLETHNSNKYHKEASLCSSDFLKTYMEPSNNVANLVITERMRQCKENRERLKPIIQSIIFLGQQNIALRGHRENNNLTNTTADSSTINQGNFLELLKFRISAGDQILENHLKTTHSKATYLSHSIQEEIIQCCRYEIISFILKEVKNSRYFSIIFNETTDISNISQMSLSLRYIDSNHRVQEKCINFLDCHEYVYRQGKRRTIMSTNNIDNESDDNLCDFDPTKKLEPKLSGEILGDTVVSILKEMSIELNDCVGIGTDGCTGMTSTIHGAVQQIKKSANNAIHSPCSNHSLNLSISKSSNVQSVRNRQNRTLTSLCETRWIERHDSVIQFQICLPEIIESLEAISEWNDLTSSTKSKILLTAMCNCEFLITLYTLSNILSVSLPASRALQGVEQDVVAAFDCIKSVINNLSEKRKNCEDVFKETIIETVIKNYNYHLKTNAVTLKGEIELWKTKWLSSDKNTNEEFEPPKTVWASLDNCSPIIFPTIHNILLILGTLPIKNMVAVTNGSR